One Brassica oleracea var. oleracea cultivar TO1000 chromosome C7, BOL, whole genome shotgun sequence genomic window carries:
- the LOC106306564 gene encoding xyloglucan endotransglucosylase/hydrolase protein 24, with the protein MSPFKIFFFAALLAAVFSFSAADFNSDVNVAWGNGRGKILNNGQLLTLSLDRSSGSGFQSKTEYLFGKIDMQIKLVPGNSAGTVTTFYLKSEGSTWDEIDFEFLGNMSGDPYTLHTNVYTQGKGDKEQQFYLWFDPTANFHTYSILWNPQRIILTVDDTPIREFKNSESIGVLFPKSKPMRMYASLWNADDWATRGGLVKTDWSKAPFMAAYRNIKIDGCAHINGRSSCSPSSSWYTQQMDATSQARLRWVQKNYMIYNYCTDRKRFPQGIPRECAPSA; encoded by the exons ATGTCTCCTTTCAAAATATTCTTCTTTGCGGCTCTTCTTGCGGCTGTGTTTTCATTCTCCGCCGCTGATTTCAACAGCGACGTTAACGTAGCTTGGGGAAACGGCCGTGGGAAGATACTCAACAACGGACAGCTTCTTACTCTCTCCTTAGACAGGTCCTCTGGTTCTGGTTTTCAATCCAAAACAGAGTATTTGTTTGGAAAGATCGATATGCAGATTAAGCTTGTTCCTGGTAACTCAGCAGGAACCGTCACAACTTTCTAC CTGAAATCTGAAGGATCGACTTGGGATGAGATAGATTTTGAGTTCTTGGGTAACATGAGTGGAGATCCTTATACTCTACACACTAATGTTTACACTCAAGGTAAAGGTGACAAAGAGCAACAATTCTATCTCTGGTTCGACCCAACAGCGAACTTTCACACTTATTCAATCCTCTGGAACCCTCAAAGAATCAT ATTGACAGTCGATGATACACCAATTAGAGAGTTTAAAAACTCTGAATCAATCGGTGTTTTGTTTCCAAAGAGCAAGCCGATGAGGATGTACGCAAGTCTATGGAACGCAGACGATTGGGCAACGAGAGGTGGTCTGGTTAAAACGGATTGGTCCAAAGCTCCATTCATGGCTGCTTACAGGAACATTAAGATCGACGGGTGTGCTCATATCAACGGAAGATCGTCTTGTAGCCCAAGCTCTAGTTGGTATACTCAACAAATGGATGCAACTAGCCAAGCTAGACTCAGATGGGTTCAGAAGAATTACATGATCTACAACTATTGCACGGACCGTAAGAGGTTCCCACAGGGAATCCCTCGTGAGTGTGCACCAAGCGCATAG
- the LOC106304315 gene encoding uncharacterized protein LOC106304315 — translation MEASHNSNLQTPKLTKPLHDLLELEQEEEDEDKEETLSLRDLPLINDNKPSSTATTTTTEDHGEPSTEPFEFLTSTSYDVSPAENIIYRGKIIPLNYKNALFSPPEHISPRVRTRSESLSAIQGNKLNPPLARDNVGPMRTSRSLDDRKLTRRLTTADPPPENVSLTKGKAKTETVLSGSGKSVRPRWYVIMFGIVKFPPEIELRNIKSRKTRRNVPPVMFPSHPNRRSRATSPSPSWRFLNALSCKEPTSVAATAPLWVPHT, via the coding sequence ATGGAAGCTTCACATAACTCCAATCTCCAAACCCCTAAACTCACAAAACCATTACATGATCTCCTGGAACTAGAACAAGAGGAAGAAGATGAAGATAAAGAAGAAACACTCTCTCTCCGAGACCTTCCCCTGATCAACGACAACAAACCTAGCTCCACCGCCACCACGACCACCACTGAAGACCACGGTGAACCGTCGACGGAACCTTTTGAGTTCTTGACCTCAACTTCCTACGACGTTTCTCCGGCAGAAAACATTATCTACCGAGGCAAAATCATCCCATTAAATTACAAAAATGCCCTCTTCTCGCCTCCTGAACACATCAGCCCACGAGTTCGGACAAGATCCGAGTCCTTGTCTGCTATACAAGGCAATAAGCTAAACCCTCCCCTAGCACGCGACAATGTCGGGCCTATGAGAACAAGCCGTTCTTTAGATGATCGCAAGCTCACACGTCGTTTAACCACCGCAGATCCTCCACCAGAAAATGTTTCTTTGACAAAAGGTAAGGCTAAGACTGAGACAGTGTTGTCAGGAAGTGGAAAGAGTGTAAGACCTAGATGGTATGTGATCATGTTTGGTATAGTTAAATTCCCACCAGAGATCGAGCTGAGGAATATAAAGAGTCGTAAAACTCGCCGGAATGTTCCACCGGTCATGTTTCCGTCTCATCCTAACCGGAGATCTCGAGCAACGTCACCGTCTCCTTCTTGGAGGTTTCTCAACGCCTTAAGTTGCAAGGAGCCCACAAGCGTCGCTGCAACGGCACCGCTTTGGGTTCCGCATACGTAA